Proteins from a single region of Primulina tabacum isolate GXHZ01 chromosome 5, ASM2559414v2, whole genome shotgun sequence:
- the LOC142547454 gene encoding putative xyloglucan glycosyltransferase 12, with the protein MAPSLYWWEKETHGGTPVVVKMEHPNNWSMVELESPSEEDFMYPNGAVSKGGRNKNAKQLTWVLLLKAHKAAGCLASIGAAFFSLVSIVRRRVSAGRTDSTDTSEAENPAVKSRFYTFIKVFLALSLIMLGFEMSAYFNGWHFGAPDLQLQYLYTLADPQKVKGVFDSVYYSWVLIRVEYLAPPLQFLINICILLFLVQSVDRLILCLGCFWIKLKDLKPIAKQGLADLESGDGDGYFPMVLVQIPMCNEKEVYQQSIAAVCSLDWPKGRLLIQILDDSDDPTTQLLIKDEVHKWQQNGANIIYRHRVIRDGYKAGNLKSAMGCSYVKDYEFVAIFDADFQPTPDFLRRTVPHFKDNEELGLVQARWSFVNKDENLLTRLQLINLAFHFEVEQQVNGLFLNFFGFNGTAGVWRIKALEESGGWLERTTVEDMDIAVRAHLHGWKFIFLNDVECQCELPESYEAYRKQQHRWHSGPMQLFRLCLPAIIQSKISIWKKANIIFLFFLLRKLILPFYSFTLFCIILPMTMFIPEATLPSWVVCYIPAAMSFLNILPAPKSFPFIVPYLLFENTMSVTKFNAMISGLFQLGSAYEWVVTKKSGRSSEGDLISMVEKEPKPQRGSSESNLEEMRLGKQQEKKKDSRKKKHNRIYTKELALAFLLLTASARSLLSAQGIHFYFLLFQGVSFLLVGLDLIGEQL; encoded by the exons ATGGCACCATCTTTGTATTGGTGGGAGAAGGAAACTCACGGGGGCACCCCTGTGGTAGTAAAAATGGAGCATCCAAACAATTGGTCAATGGTGGAGCTAGAATCCCCCTCGGAAGAAGATTTCATGTACCCGAACGGTGCTGTTTCAAAGGGCGGCCGCAACAAGAACGCCAAGCAGCTCACCTGGGTTCTTCTTCTAAAGGCCCACAAAGCAGCCGGCTGCCTCGCATCAATCGGCGCCGCATTCTTCTCCCTCGTCTCCATCGTCCGCCGGCGCGTCTCTGCCGGAAGGACTGACTCCACCGACACCTCGGAGGCCGAGAACCCCGCTGTCAAATCTAGATTCTATACTTTTATCAAAGTATTCCTTGCGCTATCTTTAATCATGCTTGGTTTTGAAATGTCTGCATATTTCAATGGGTGGCATTTCGGGGCTCCAGATCTTCAATTGCAGTATCTGTATACTTTAGCCGATCCTCAAAAAGTAAAGGGTGTGTTTGATTCAGTTTACTACAGTTGGGTTTTGATCAGGGTTGAGTATCTTGCTCCACCGCTCCAGTTCTTGATCAATATCTGTATATTGCTCTTCCTTGTACAAAGCGTGGATAGGCTAATTCTTTGTTTGGGTTGCTTCTGGATCAAATTAAAGGATCTCAAACCAATTGCCAAACAAGGCCTTGCAGATCTTGAGTCTGGAGATGGAGATGGTTACTTCCCAATGGTCTTAGTTCAGATCCCAATGTGCAATGAAAAAGAG GTATACCAACAATCTATTGCTGCTGTGTGTAGTTTGGACTGGCCTAAAGGGAGattattaattcaaattttggatGATTCGGATGATCCAACGACTCAGTTGTTGATTAAAGACGAGGTTCATAAATGGCAGCAGAACGGTGCCAATATTATATACAGACATAGGGTTATTAGGGATGGATACAAAGCTGGCAATCTGAAGTCTGCCATGGGTTGTAGCTATGTTAAGGACTATGAATTTGTTGCTATTTTCGATGCCGATTTTCAGCCTACTCCGGATTTTCTTCGAAGAACTGTGCCTCATTTTAAG GACAACGAGGAACTGGGATTGGTTCAAGCGAGATGGTCATTCGTGAACAAGGATGAAAATCTACTGACAAGGTTGCAGCTCATTAATTTAGCTTTTCATTTTGAAGTGGAGCAGCAAGTCAATGGGCTTTTTCTAAACTTTTTTGGGTTCAATGGCACGGCGGGTGTGTGGAGGATCAAGGCATTGGAAGAATCAGGCGGATGGTTGGAGAGGACCACAGTCGAGGACATGGATATTGCCGTTCGAGCCCATCTTCATGGTTGGAAATTCATTTTCCTCAATGATGTTGAG tGCCAATGTGAGCTACCAGAATCTTACGAAGCATACAGGAAGCAACAACATAGGTGGCATTCGGGGCCAATGCAGTTGTTCCGTCTCTGTTTGCCAGCCATTATTCAATCAAAG ATCAGCATTTGGAAAAAAGCGAACATTATATTTCTCTTCTTCCTGCTACGAAAACTTATACTCCCATTTTACTCTTTTACGCTTTTTTGCATCATTCTTCCGATGACCATGTTTATCCCAGAGGCAACACTTCCATCCTGGGTTGTTTGTTACATTCCGGCTGCCATGTCGTTTCTCAATATTCTACCTGCACCAAAATCATTCCCCTTCATTGTACCTTACTTACTATTCGAGAACACAATGTCAGTAACCAAGTTCAATGCCATGATCTCTGGTCTTTTTCAACTTGGAAGTGCATACGAGTGGGTTGTCACCAAGAAATCCGGCCGTTCATCGGAGGGTGATCTCATATCCATGGTTGAAAAAGAACCGAAGCCTCAGAGAGGCAGCTCGGAGTCAAATTTAGAAGAAATGCGATTGGGAAAACAGCAAGAAAAGAAGAAGGATTCTCGTAAAAAGAAGCATAATCGGATATATACTAAGGAGTTGGCTCTAGCTTTCCTTCTATTGACAGCTTCAGCAAGAAGTCTATTATCTGCTCAAGGTATCCATTTTTATTTCTTGCTCTTTCAAGGCGTATCGTTTTTGCTCGTTGGGCTAGATTTGATCGGCGAACAATTGTAG